In one window of Polaromonas naphthalenivorans CJ2 DNA:
- a CDS encoding heme biosynthesis HemY N-terminal domain-containing protein, with protein MRAALWFMALFGIAVAVALFAGNNQAVVTVFWPPHRVDISLNLMVLLLVGLFMLLHLASRALSALFSLPVEARRWRAQQKERAMYGALMDALAHLMAGRYIRASKSAQNALAQEKSLGVATDTSGHPTGHSDSLASQLRSLSHLLVAESAQALQNKALRNQHLQLALQNSAARHAQEVREGVQFRAARWALEDHDASAALDWLGQLPQGAARRTLALRMKLRAARYGRQTQQALETARLLAKHRAFSPTAAQSIVRGLALELLNEAHDPMQLQQAWARLDDSERAMPELAIHAASRLMGLHGDAALARSWLVPVWERMLEPRSELGDNLRIKLITVLEAGMDTLDAEWLARIEAAHVSHPRDPKLQYLAGMACLSRQLWGKARQLLSQAAPALQDKLLHRKAWRALALLAEQREDEAAAIEAYKRAAQL; from the coding sequence ATGCGCGCCGCTCTCTGGTTCATGGCCCTGTTTGGCATCGCCGTCGCGGTGGCCTTGTTCGCCGGCAACAACCAGGCGGTCGTCACCGTGTTCTGGCCGCCGCACCGGGTCGATATTTCCTTGAACCTGATGGTGCTGCTGCTGGTCGGGCTGTTCATGCTGCTCCATCTGGCCTCGCGCGCGCTGTCGGCCCTGTTTTCGCTGCCGGTCGAGGCGCGGCGCTGGCGCGCGCAGCAAAAAGAGCGCGCCATGTACGGCGCCCTCATGGACGCGCTGGCCCACCTGATGGCCGGGCGCTACATCCGCGCCTCCAAATCGGCACAGAATGCGCTGGCGCAGGAAAAAAGCCTGGGCGTCGCCACCGACACATCCGGCCATCCCACCGGCCACAGCGACAGCCTGGCCAGCCAGTTGCGTTCGCTGTCGCACCTGCTGGTGGCCGAAAGCGCGCAGGCGCTGCAAAACAAGGCCCTGCGCAACCAGCATCTGCAGCTGGCGCTGCAGAATTCGGCCGCGCGCCATGCCCAGGAAGTGCGCGAGGGCGTGCAGTTTCGCGCCGCCCGCTGGGCGCTGGAAGACCATGACGCCAGCGCCGCGCTCGACTGGCTCGGCCAGCTGCCGCAAGGCGCTGCCCGGCGCACGCTGGCCCTGCGCATGAAGCTGCGCGCTGCCCGCTACGGGCGCCAGACCCAGCAGGCGCTGGAAACCGCGCGGCTGCTGGCCAAGCACCGCGCTTTCTCGCCGACTGCGGCGCAGAGCATCGTGCGCGGCCTGGCGCTCGAACTGCTCAATGAAGCGCATGACCCGATGCAGTTGCAGCAGGCCTGGGCGCGGCTCGACGACAGCGAGCGCGCCATGCCCGAGCTGGCCATCCACGCGGCTTCCCGCCTGATGGGCCTGCATGGCGATGCGGCGCTGGCGCGTTCCTGGCTGGTGCCGGTCTGGGAGCGCATGCTGGAGCCGCGCTCGGAGCTGGGCGACAACCTGCGCATCAAGCTGATCACCGTGCTCGAAGCCGGCATGGACACGCTGGACGCCGAATGGCTGGCGCGCATCGAGGCCGCGCACGTCAGCCACCCGCGCGATCCCAAGCTTCAGTACCTGGCCGGCATGGCCTGCCTGAGCCGCCAGCTCTGGGGCAAGGCGCGCCAGCTCCTGAGCCAGGCCGCGCCCGCCTTGCAGGACAAGCTGCTGCACCGCAAGGCCTGGCGCGCCCTGGCCTTGCTGGCCGAGCAGCGCGAGGATGAAGCCGCCGCCATCGAAGCCTACAAGCGGGCCGCCCAGCTTTAA